The proteins below are encoded in one region of Arthrobacter sp. CJ23:
- a CDS encoding bifunctional RecB family nuclease/DEAD/DEAH box helicase, producing MFFLDSELEGQPQELVLSATDLVTAATCEYQVLRKLDEKLGRSVKPDFAADPMLERTARLGDLHEHRVLEAFVEQFGRWDPSAGSGVYDVVPAGGADPSGALDRASAMDRSSLLAKHEESIGALRSGADVVFQAAFFDGQFHGRSDFLVKQPGGSYAVYDTKLARHAKVSALLQLAAYGDQLLKAGITPDPTVTLVLGNGVHSGHPLSDILPVFRERRHRFLTMASQHRAEPTAVEWGDPRYLACGRCDYCAEQVLLHRDLLMVAGMRITRRKKLLEAGIHTIDALAAMPDAADSATRRLQEQARLQTGSSIPDGTVAYTDKSGEARSISYSVLAANSLLRLPRPDTGDIFFDFEGDPLWQDPATGQWGLEYLFGVVENPTEPGGEPLFRPFWAHSRAEERQAFIEFLDYVEQRRRKYPDMRIYHYAAYEKTALRKLSVMHTVGEAAVDTLLREGVLVDLYDTMRHSIRISENSYSLKKLEPLYMGEHLRSGEVTDAGASVVAYADYCTARDGGRPEEAATILAGIADYNEYDCLSTLGLRNWLLGLAAERSTDAGSLAGAEPEPPAETEPAKYEAAPEETALLDYLLELPGDARLTDDGRAVAMVAAAVGYHRREDKQFWWGHFDRLDRAVSEWEDTRDCFVVEHAEVLSDWAKPRGKRNLARTVRLVGRAAEGSGFAPGKTYFRMYEAPLPEALADKDQSALGRAGWGGTEVVEGGEGGGQLDGEDKPDNEDRRNGEGSDVVVISERLPRGAEAFAQLPSALMPDRPVPTDGQRAALSELARTLRATLPGWPKDPALDLLRRQPPRLRSLDELPAVGPGPDGYIEAITAAAADLDRSYLAVQGPPGTGKTHVGAHVVSRLVDRGWKIGVVAQSHAVVEHLLSAAVDAGVDPRRIAKEMKHSDPVQWAARTKADVERLLAVPGGALIGGTAWTMTGSTVPADSLDLLVIDEAGQFSLANTLAVSRACKRMLLLGDPQQLPQVTQGTHPEPVDESALGWLADGHHTLPAELGYFLATSWRMHPDLCQAVSELSYDGRLHSASAASMRHLGGVAAGIECVYVPHSGNSTSSPEEAAEVVRQARNHVGLPWLDPREGPDERALAEKDILVVAAYNAQVQLIHRELRRAGLGGVRVGTVDKFQGQEAPVVIVSMAASASGEVPRGMEFLLSRNRINVAVSRGQWRAVVVRSPELTNYLPSHPEGLEQLGGFVGLCQRAGRG from the coding sequence GTGTTCTTTCTTGATTCGGAGCTGGAGGGCCAGCCGCAGGAGCTGGTCCTCTCTGCCACTGACCTGGTCACGGCGGCCACCTGCGAGTACCAGGTCCTCCGGAAACTGGACGAGAAACTGGGTCGATCCGTGAAACCGGACTTCGCCGCCGACCCCATGCTGGAGCGCACGGCCCGGCTCGGTGACCTCCACGAGCACCGCGTGCTGGAAGCATTCGTGGAACAGTTCGGCCGTTGGGATCCTTCCGCGGGTTCCGGGGTGTACGACGTCGTTCCCGCCGGGGGCGCCGATCCTTCAGGAGCGCTGGACCGCGCCAGCGCCATGGACCGCTCCAGCCTGCTGGCAAAGCATGAGGAATCCATCGGGGCGCTGCGTTCCGGGGCCGACGTCGTATTCCAGGCCGCGTTCTTTGACGGCCAGTTCCATGGCCGCTCCGATTTCCTCGTCAAGCAGCCCGGCGGCAGCTACGCCGTGTACGACACAAAGCTTGCCCGCCACGCCAAGGTCAGCGCGCTGCTGCAGCTTGCCGCCTACGGGGACCAGCTGCTGAAGGCCGGCATCACCCCGGATCCCACGGTGACCCTGGTGCTGGGCAACGGCGTCCACAGCGGCCATCCCCTCAGCGACATCCTTCCCGTGTTCAGGGAGCGCCGTCACCGCTTCCTCACCATGGCCAGCCAACACCGCGCCGAGCCCACGGCCGTGGAATGGGGCGATCCCCGCTACCTGGCCTGCGGGCGCTGCGACTACTGCGCCGAGCAGGTCCTCCTGCACCGCGACCTGCTGATGGTGGCCGGCATGCGGATCACCCGGCGCAAGAAGCTTCTGGAAGCCGGGATCCACACCATCGACGCGCTCGCGGCCATGCCTGACGCCGCCGATTCGGCCACGCGGCGCCTCCAGGAGCAGGCCCGGCTGCAGACCGGATCGTCAATCCCGGACGGCACGGTGGCCTACACGGACAAGTCCGGCGAAGCCAGGAGCATCAGCTACTCCGTGCTTGCGGCCAACTCCCTGTTGCGGCTGCCGCGGCCCGATACCGGAGACATCTTCTTCGACTTCGAGGGCGATCCGCTCTGGCAGGATCCGGCCACCGGCCAATGGGGGCTCGAGTACCTGTTCGGGGTGGTCGAGAACCCCACGGAACCGGGCGGTGAGCCCCTGTTCAGGCCGTTCTGGGCGCATTCCCGGGCAGAAGAGCGGCAGGCGTTCATCGAATTCCTGGACTATGTGGAGCAGCGCCGCCGGAAGTATCCGGACATGCGGATCTACCACTACGCAGCCTATGAAAAGACGGCGCTCCGCAAGCTCTCCGTCATGCACACCGTGGGCGAGGCTGCCGTGGATACCCTGCTCCGCGAAGGCGTGCTGGTGGATCTCTACGACACCATGCGGCACAGCATCCGCATCTCGGAGAACTCCTACAGCCTCAAGAAACTCGAACCGCTCTACATGGGCGAGCACCTGCGTTCCGGTGAGGTGACCGACGCCGGGGCCTCCGTGGTGGCCTACGCCGACTACTGCACGGCCCGGGACGGCGGACGTCCTGAGGAGGCGGCCACCATCCTGGCCGGCATCGCCGACTACAACGAATATGACTGCCTCTCCACGCTCGGGCTGCGCAACTGGCTGTTGGGCCTCGCGGCGGAACGGTCCACCGACGCAGGAAGCCTGGCCGGAGCGGAGCCGGAACCTCCGGCAGAGACCGAGCCCGCCAAGTACGAGGCCGCGCCCGAGGAAACAGCCCTGCTGGACTATCTCTTGGAGTTGCCCGGCGATGCCCGTCTGACGGACGACGGCAGGGCCGTGGCCATGGTGGCTGCCGCCGTGGGCTACCACCGTCGGGAGGACAAACAGTTCTGGTGGGGACACTTCGACCGCCTGGACCGGGCCGTCTCCGAGTGGGAGGACACCCGGGACTGTTTCGTGGTGGAGCACGCCGAGGTGTTGAGTGACTGGGCCAAGCCAAGGGGGAAGCGCAACCTTGCCCGGACAGTCCGTCTTGTCGGACGCGCGGCCGAGGGCTCCGGCTTCGCACCCGGCAAGACGTACTTCCGGATGTACGAGGCTCCGCTGCCCGAGGCCTTGGCGGACAAGGATCAGTCCGCCCTGGGACGGGCAGGGTGGGGCGGCACCGAGGTAGTTGAAGGCGGCGAAGGCGGAGGCCAGCTCGACGGCGAGGATAAGCCCGACAACGAGGACCGGCGCAATGGCGAGGGCTCGGACGTGGTGGTCATCTCGGAGCGGCTGCCCCGCGGCGCGGAAGCGTTCGCGCAGCTCCCCTCGGCCCTCATGCCGGACCGGCCGGTTCCCACTGACGGGCAAAGGGCCGCGCTCTCGGAGTTGGCCAGGACGCTGCGGGCCACGCTGCCGGGCTGGCCCAAAGATCCGGCGTTGGACCTTCTGCGCCGCCAGCCGCCGCGCTTGCGGAGCCTGGACGAACTGCCTGCCGTTGGGCCAGGACCTGACGGCTACATCGAGGCGATCACGGCCGCCGCGGCCGATTTGGACCGTTCGTATCTCGCCGTGCAGGGCCCGCCCGGCACCGGCAAGACCCATGTGGGCGCGCACGTAGTGTCGCGGCTGGTGGATCGCGGCTGGAAGATCGGTGTGGTGGCGCAATCGCATGCCGTGGTGGAACACCTGCTCAGCGCAGCCGTGGATGCCGGCGTGGATCCACGGCGCATCGCCAAGGAAATGAAGCACAGCGATCCGGTGCAATGGGCCGCGAGGACGAAGGCCGACGTCGAGCGCCTGTTGGCAGTACCTGGCGGAGCGTTGATCGGCGGCACGGCGTGGACCATGACGGGCAGCACGGTGCCGGCGGATTCGCTGGACCTGCTGGTGATCGATGAAGCCGGTCAGTTCTCGCTGGCCAACACCCTTGCCGTGAGCCGCGCGTGCAAGCGGATGCTGCTCCTCGGTGATCCGCAGCAGCTGCCACAGGTTACCCAGGGGACACATCCGGAGCCCGTGGACGAGTCCGCCCTGGGCTGGCTGGCCGATGGACACCACACGCTTCCAGCGGAGCTCGGCTACTTCCTCGCCACTTCGTGGCGCATGCATCCGGACCTGTGCCAGGCTGTGTCCGAGCTGTCCTATGACGGCCGCCTGCATTCCGCATCGGCGGCATCCATGCGGCATCTCGGCGGCGTGGCGGCCGGGATCGAATGCGTCTACGTCCCCCACAGCGGCAATTCAACGTCCTCGCCCGAAGAGGCAGCCGAAGTCGTCCGGCAGGCCAGGAACCACGTGGGGCTGCCCTGGCTGGATCCGCGGGAAGGTCCGGATGAGCGGGCCCTGGCGGAGAAGGACATCCTGGTGGTCGCGGCCTACAACGCCCAGGTCCAGCTGATCCATCGTGAGCTCCGCAGGGCCGGGCTTGGGGGCGTCCGCGTCGGCACCGTAGACAAGTTCCAAGGACAGGAGGCACCGGTGGTCATTGTGTCCATGGCGGCCTCCGCGTCCGGCGAGGTCCCCCGCGGCATGGAGTTCCTGCTCTCCCGCAACCGGATCAACGTGGCAGTATCGCGCGGGCAGTGGCGAGCCGTTGTGGTGCGGTCACCGGAACTGACGAACTATCTGCCCAGCCACCCCGAGGGGCTGGAGCAGCTGGGCGGCTTCGTGGGCCTGTGCCAGCGGGCCGGGCGGGGATAG
- a CDS encoding nucleoside deaminase, which produces MSEQTAQASTDMAFEAAYEAARKSLAEGGIPIGAALARNGQVIASGHNERVQHGDPIAHGEMSALRAAGRQKSYRDTTLYTTLAPCAMCTGTIIQFKIPRVVVGEARTFDGEFELLRSRGVEVVVLDDQRCVDMMRAFQEEHAELWAEDIAE; this is translated from the coding sequence ATGAGCGAGCAAACGGCCCAAGCCAGCACGGACATGGCCTTCGAGGCCGCCTACGAGGCAGCCCGGAAGAGCCTCGCCGAGGGTGGCATTCCCATCGGCGCGGCACTTGCGCGGAATGGCCAAGTGATCGCGAGCGGGCACAACGAACGGGTCCAGCACGGCGACCCGATCGCGCACGGGGAAATGTCGGCACTGCGCGCTGCGGGCCGGCAGAAGAGCTACCGGGACACCACTCTCTACACCACCCTGGCGCCGTGCGCCATGTGCACCGGGACCATCATCCAGTTCAAGATCCCGCGCGTGGTGGTAGGCGAAGCCCGGACCTTTGACGGCGAATTCGAGCTCCTGCGCTCGCGCGGGGTGGAGGTGGTGGTGCTCGATGACCAGCGCTGCGTCGACATGATGCGTGCCTTCCAGGAGGAGCACGCCGAACTCTGGGCCGAAGACATCGCCGAATAG
- a CDS encoding CBS domain-containing protein yields the protein MSVVREFMTTNAQCIAEDKTLQEAAALMRELDCGSLPICGSDGKLTGFITDRDIVVKCVAEGRDAREVKASELATGKPHWIDADASVDDAIAMMEKWQIRRLPVITDHKLVGIISQGDIARNYDEERVGELVEHISAKMPMADMS from the coding sequence ATGAGTGTCGTACGTGAATTCATGACCACGAATGCCCAATGTATCGCAGAGGACAAGACACTGCAGGAAGCCGCCGCGCTGATGAGGGAACTGGACTGCGGTTCACTTCCGATCTGCGGCAGCGACGGCAAGCTGACCGGTTTCATCACTGACCGCGACATTGTGGTTAAGTGCGTTGCGGAAGGCCGGGATGCCCGCGAGGTCAAGGCCAGCGAGCTTGCCACGGGCAAGCCGCATTGGATCGACGCAGATGCCAGCGTGGACGACGCCATCGCCATGATGGAGAAGTGGCAGATCCGGCGCCTGCCCGTCATCACCGACCACAAGCTGGTGGGCATCATCAGCCAGGGCGACATCGCGCGCAACTACGACGAGGAACGCGTAGGCGAACTGGTGGAGCACATTTCCGCCAAGATGCCGATGGCCGACATGTCGTAA
- a CDS encoding Tex family protein, with the protein MTQLLQHQSADTAIHALIAAELGVKAWQVKAAVELLDAGSTVPFIARYRKEVTGTLDDTQLRQLEERLRYLRELEERRRTILESIAAQGKLTPELEAAVVGADTKARLEDIYLPFKSKRRTKAQVAREAGLEPLAEALLANPQLDPEREAAKYLNAEHSIDDAAAALAGARSILVERAAQDADLAETLRERLWTQGRMVSRVKKGKEAEGQKFKDYFEFSQVPSGMPSHRVLALLRGEKDGVLELDLAEAEPADDAGLAAARGRYENAVARFLGVAERGRPADAWLMQTAQIAWRSRVLDRLTTDLRGRMFADAEDEAVRVFAANLRDVLLAAPAGNRATLGLDPGLRTGVKVAVVDGTGKVVATDTVYPHAPVKKWDEALATLGRLAKQHGVELVAIGNGTASRETDKLASELIKQLGASAPGTPASGVPAPQKLVVSEAGASVYSASALAASELPGMDVSLRGAVSIARRLQDPLAELVKIEPKSIGVGQYQHDVTAAKLDRSLDAVVEDCVNAVGVDVNTASPALLSRVAGVGPLLSENIVAYRNENGPFAKRSELKKVPRLGAKAFEQCAGFLRITGGAEPLDASSVHPEAYSVARKILAAAAGSPASSLDPQAFVDGTFGLPTVRDIMAELEKPGRDPRPAFAAATFSEGIEKISDLTPGMILEGTVTNVAAFGAFVDVGVHQDGLVHVSALSNKFVSDPREIVKSGQVVRVKVLEADPERKRISLTLRLDDEPGVRSSGPRNAAPRSAAPREGNAPRQGNTPREGGAPRQAAGPRGAAPRNGAPNAARSAAPNAAPKAPDAARRAAPKTAPKAAPPANTAMAEALRRAGLGKREL; encoded by the coding sequence GTGACTCAACTTCTCCAGCACCAGTCAGCAGACACCGCCATCCACGCCCTGATCGCCGCGGAGCTCGGCGTCAAAGCCTGGCAGGTGAAGGCCGCCGTCGAACTGCTCGACGCCGGTTCCACCGTTCCGTTCATCGCCCGCTACCGCAAGGAAGTCACCGGGACGCTCGATGACACCCAGCTGCGCCAGCTCGAAGAGCGGCTGCGCTACCTGCGCGAACTGGAGGAGCGGCGCCGGACCATCCTGGAATCGATTGCCGCGCAGGGCAAGCTGACCCCGGAACTTGAGGCCGCCGTCGTGGGCGCCGACACCAAGGCCCGGCTTGAGGACATCTACCTGCCCTTCAAATCCAAGCGCCGCACCAAGGCGCAGGTCGCCCGGGAAGCAGGGCTCGAACCGCTCGCCGAGGCGCTGCTCGCGAACCCGCAGCTCGATCCCGAGCGCGAGGCCGCCAAGTACCTGAACGCCGAGCACTCCATCGACGACGCCGCCGCGGCGCTCGCCGGCGCCCGCTCCATCCTGGTGGAGCGCGCGGCCCAGGACGCCGACCTCGCCGAGACCCTGCGCGAGCGCCTGTGGACGCAGGGGCGCATGGTCTCGCGAGTGAAGAAGGGCAAGGAAGCCGAGGGCCAGAAGTTCAAGGACTACTTCGAGTTCAGCCAGGTGCCGTCCGGCATGCCATCGCACCGCGTGCTCGCGCTGCTGCGCGGCGAGAAGGACGGCGTGCTGGAGCTGGATCTTGCCGAGGCGGAACCAGCCGACGACGCCGGGCTGGCCGCCGCCCGCGGTCGCTACGAGAACGCTGTGGCCAGGTTCCTTGGGGTCGCCGAGCGCGGCCGCCCCGCCGATGCCTGGCTCATGCAGACCGCCCAGATTGCCTGGCGCTCCAGGGTCCTGGACCGGCTGACCACCGATCTGCGCGGACGCATGTTCGCCGATGCCGAGGACGAGGCCGTCCGCGTGTTCGCGGCGAACCTGCGGGACGTCCTGCTGGCCGCGCCGGCCGGAAACCGCGCCACCCTGGGCCTGGATCCGGGGCTGCGCACCGGCGTGAAGGTGGCGGTGGTGGACGGCACCGGCAAGGTGGTGGCCACCGATACCGTCTACCCGCACGCGCCCGTGAAGAAATGGGACGAGGCCCTGGCCACGCTCGGGCGGCTGGCGAAGCAGCACGGGGTGGAACTTGTGGCGATCGGCAACGGCACCGCATCGCGGGAAACGGACAAGCTGGCCAGCGAGCTGATCAAGCAGCTCGGCGCTTCGGCCCCGGGCACCCCGGCGTCCGGCGTGCCGGCGCCGCAGAAACTGGTGGTGTCCGAGGCCGGCGCGTCCGTGTACTCGGCGTCGGCGCTGGCCGCTTCGGAGCTTCCCGGCATGGATGTGTCACTGCGCGGCGCGGTGTCCATTGCCCGCCGCCTGCAGGATCCGCTTGCCGAGCTGGTGAAGATCGAGCCGAAATCGATCGGCGTGGGCCAGTACCAGCACGATGTCACGGCCGCGAAGCTGGACCGCAGCCTGGACGCCGTGGTGGAGGACTGCGTAAACGCCGTGGGCGTCGACGTGAACACGGCCTCGCCGGCGCTGCTGAGCCGCGTGGCCGGCGTCGGGCCGCTGCTGAGCGAGAACATCGTGGCCTACCGGAACGAGAATGGGCCGTTCGCGAAGCGTAGCGAGCTGAAGAAGGTGCCGCGCCTAGGCGCCAAGGCGTTCGAGCAGTGCGCCGGCTTCCTGCGCATCACCGGGGGAGCGGAACCCCTGGACGCCTCCAGCGTGCACCCCGAGGCGTACTCCGTGGCGCGGAAAATCCTGGCCGCTGCTGCCGGCAGCCCGGCGAGCTCCCTGGATCCGCAGGCCTTTGTGGACGGCACCTTCGGCCTGCCCACCGTCCGGGACATCATGGCCGAACTGGAAAAACCAGGCCGCGATCCGCGACCGGCTTTTGCTGCCGCGACCTTCTCCGAAGGCATCGAGAAGATCTCCGACCTCACACCCGGCATGATCCTGGAGGGCACGGTCACCAACGTGGCCGCATTCGGCGCCTTCGTGGATGTCGGAGTCCACCAGGACGGGCTGGTCCACGTCTCGGCGCTGTCCAACAAGTTCGTCTCTGACCCGCGGGAGATCGTGAAGTCCGGCCAGGTGGTGCGGGTGAAGGTGCTCGAAGCCGATCCCGAGCGGAAACGGATTTCCTTGACCCTGCGCCTGGACGATGAACCGGGCGTCCGCAGCAGCGGGCCGCGGAATGCCGCGCCACGCAGCGCTGCACCGCGTGAAGGCAACGCACCACGCCAGGGCAACACACCTCGCGAAGGTGGCGCACCCCGCCAGGCCGCCGGTCCCCGGGGCGCCGCGCCGCGGAACGGCGCCCCGAACGCTGCCCGGTCAGCCGCCCCGAACGCAGCCCCGAAAGCGCCCGACGCAGCGCGCCGTGCCGCCCCCAAAACAGCCCCCAAGGCCGCCCCGCCGGCCAACACGGCCATGGCCGAAGCCCTGCGCCGGGCCGGTCTGGGAAAAAGAGAGCTGTAA
- a CDS encoding MurR/RpiR family transcriptional regulator: MSVELAGDGWLDDLLPESGLTPSQQRVADVISKNPQLASYADIAEIAKRTAVNNSTVVRAAQAMGFRGWPDLQRELRARFLVKITTEDTLTVHGNYRSPVHDAIKHDLENLRMTLESNTPEDVEGAIRTLADAKSILVVGMGSFSAPGVVMAHLGSTMGYPISLESRGGVFLATASNSLGPGDVLVIINIWRSIKQVIKAAELAHKAGATVVAITDMRRGRLAEIADHSLVVPSEGVSFFQSVTATTSVVYGLLAGMEAAHPERSRAVIRRSQQLWHELDIHLD; this comes from the coding sequence GTGTCCGTGGAGTTGGCAGGCGACGGCTGGCTTGATGACCTGTTGCCGGAATCCGGGCTGACCCCTTCGCAGCAGCGCGTGGCCGACGTCATCTCCAAGAACCCGCAGCTGGCGTCCTATGCGGACATCGCGGAGATCGCCAAGCGCACCGCCGTCAACAACTCCACCGTGGTCCGGGCCGCCCAAGCGATGGGCTTCCGCGGCTGGCCGGACCTGCAACGCGAATTGCGGGCCCGGTTCCTGGTGAAGATCACCACGGAGGACACCCTTACGGTCCACGGCAACTACCGCAGCCCCGTGCACGACGCCATCAAGCACGACCTTGAGAACCTCCGCATGACCCTCGAATCGAACACGCCCGAGGACGTCGAAGGCGCCATCCGGACCCTCGCCGACGCCAAATCAATCCTGGTGGTCGGCATGGGGTCCTTCTCGGCGCCGGGCGTGGTCATGGCACACCTGGGTTCCACCATGGGTTACCCCATTTCACTGGAAAGCCGCGGCGGAGTCTTCCTGGCCACGGCCTCCAACTCCCTGGGGCCGGGCGACGTGCTGGTGATCATCAATATCTGGAGGTCCATCAAGCAGGTGATCAAGGCCGCCGAGCTGGCCCACAAGGCCGGTGCCACCGTCGTCGCCATCACCGATATGCGCCGCGGGCGCCTGGCCGAAATCGCGGACCACTCCCTGGTGGTTCCCAGCGAAGGCGTCTCCTTCTTCCAATCCGTCACCGCCACCACCTCCGTGGTGTACGGGCTGCTGGCCGGCATGGAGGCTGCGCATCCCGAGCGCAGCCGGGCCGTCATCCGCCGCTCGCAGCAGCTCTGGCACGAGCTCGACATCCACCTCGACTAA
- a CDS encoding M20 family metallopeptidase produces the protein MELSDIIQASNGVEGEIAANVGRWSERVLALSRAIHADPELSFEEVRAAAAITGLLEEAGFDVERGTAGLPTAFTATAGSGELVVALCVEYDALPDVGHACGHNLIAGASVAAALALLPLVDELGITLKAIGTPAEEHGGGKQLMLERGVFDGVGLALMVHPVQDGLTYNPTGTSAQAVGRYRATFHGQASHAAAAPHQGVNAADAATIAQVAVGLLRQQIPGDHRVAMYIKEAGYATNIIPDLAVVEFECRAFTLGEYHALHQRVRNCFEAGALATGTTLEIEASEPLYEPLLQNDVLAGHWTDAMAAFGYDVSPSQGLGGGSTDMGNISQVIPSLHPWLSIPGADVPIHSHKFAALADTPQAYGVMLEGAVAMAWAVAGVAANPQQKKQFIAAALASSGNAAPSGTAGPSAANAAQSAENKEGAA, from the coding sequence GTGGAACTCTCCGACATCATCCAAGCCTCCAACGGCGTTGAGGGCGAGATCGCCGCGAACGTCGGCCGGTGGAGCGAGCGCGTGTTGGCGCTGAGCCGCGCCATCCACGCCGACCCGGAGCTGTCGTTCGAGGAGGTCAGGGCAGCCGCCGCCATCACGGGGCTGCTCGAGGAGGCTGGCTTCGACGTCGAACGCGGAACTGCGGGCCTGCCGACCGCCTTCACGGCGACCGCGGGCAGCGGCGAGCTGGTGGTTGCGCTGTGCGTCGAGTACGACGCACTGCCCGACGTCGGGCATGCCTGCGGACACAACCTCATCGCCGGTGCCTCCGTGGCGGCAGCGCTGGCGCTCCTGCCGCTCGTGGACGAACTCGGCATCACCCTCAAGGCCATCGGCACCCCGGCCGAGGAGCACGGCGGCGGCAAGCAGCTGATGCTCGAACGCGGAGTGTTCGACGGCGTCGGGCTGGCCCTGATGGTCCACCCCGTCCAGGACGGACTCACCTACAACCCCACCGGCACCTCGGCCCAGGCCGTCGGCCGGTACCGCGCGACGTTCCACGGCCAGGCCTCGCACGCCGCGGCCGCCCCGCACCAGGGCGTCAATGCCGCCGACGCCGCCACCATCGCTCAGGTGGCCGTCGGCCTCCTGCGCCAGCAGATCCCGGGCGACCACCGCGTGGCCATGTACATCAAGGAAGCCGGCTACGCCACCAACATCATCCCGGACCTCGCCGTGGTCGAATTTGAGTGCCGGGCGTTCACGCTGGGTGAGTACCACGCCCTGCACCAGCGGGTCCGGAACTGCTTCGAGGCGGGCGCCCTGGCCACCGGGACCACGCTGGAGATCGAAGCCAGCGAACCCCTCTACGAACCCCTTCTCCAGAACGATGTCCTCGCCGGGCACTGGACCGATGCCATGGCCGCCTTCGGCTACGACGTCTCGCCGTCCCAGGGCCTCGGCGGTGGCTCCACCGACATGGGCAACATTTCCCAGGTCATCCCCAGCCTGCACCCGTGGCTGAGCATCCCGGGCGCCGATGTGCCTATTCACTCGCATAAATTCGCTGCCCTGGCCGACACACCCCAAGCCTACGGCGTGATGCTCGAAGGCGCAGTTGCCATGGCCTGGGCCGTGGCCGGTGTGGCCGCAAATCCCCAACAAAAGAAACAGTTCATCGCGGCAGCCCTCGCTTCTTCAGGAAACGCAGCTCCGTCAGGAACGGCAGGTCCGTCCGCGGCGAACGCAGCACAGTCTGCAGAAAACAAGGAAGGTGCCGCATGA
- a CDS encoding DUF3100 domain-containing protein, with the protein MSTKSLSPGQTVEARKTLPIVALALAIAVVVQLIGQFKLDLGIGAIVVFPMVWGLIAGVLVSVQKFKPLGIDLQKIAAALVGVAVMLLVARLAFNIGPSLPTLVKAGPALLLQEVGHLLGTIVLALPLAVLLRMGKSTVGATFSLDREPSFAMVSEKYGPDSDQYRGVLAMYVFGTLFGAVYITLLTSLISNWGIFDPLALAMGAGVGSGSMMAAAAGSIIAAYPGDKEAILGMAAVSNLITTILGVYVGIYIALPLADKFYRLLTRKEARKEALVSASAEAGTAEVSEADAATAAEAAEANRRFREQVAESSAEVKLPLWVSMGALSLVGMATASVAAKGFNWSIVGGYAVLVGLILVSMFLAKVSRKISAIVWATTIGALVSSPWSPVGEMLVKLVGAVDFLSIATVVLTCAGLSLGKDIPLLRQIGWKIIPVGLVAITASFILSAIIAEFALGMWS; encoded by the coding sequence ATGAGTACCAAGTCCCTTTCCCCAGGGCAGACCGTCGAGGCGCGCAAGACGCTGCCCATCGTCGCGCTGGCCCTGGCCATCGCCGTCGTCGTCCAGCTGATCGGGCAGTTCAAGCTCGATCTGGGCATCGGCGCGATCGTCGTGTTCCCCATGGTGTGGGGCCTCATCGCCGGCGTGCTCGTCTCCGTGCAGAAGTTCAAGCCGCTCGGCATTGACCTGCAGAAGATCGCCGCAGCCCTGGTGGGCGTCGCCGTCATGCTGCTCGTGGCACGGCTCGCCTTCAACATCGGCCCCAGCCTGCCCACACTCGTGAAGGCCGGCCCGGCCCTGCTCCTGCAGGAAGTCGGCCACCTGCTGGGCACTATCGTCCTGGCCCTTCCGCTGGCCGTGCTGCTGCGCATGGGCAAGTCCACCGTGGGTGCCACGTTCTCCCTGGACCGTGAGCCGTCCTTCGCCATGGTCAGCGAAAAGTACGGCCCGGACTCGGACCAGTACCGCGGCGTGCTCGCGATGTACGTCTTCGGCACGCTGTTCGGCGCCGTGTACATCACGCTGCTGACCTCGCTGATTTCCAATTGGGGCATCTTCGATCCGCTGGCCCTCGCCATGGGCGCCGGCGTCGGCTCGGGTTCCATGATGGCCGCCGCCGCAGGCAGCATCATCGCCGCCTACCCTGGAGACAAGGAAGCCATCCTGGGCATGGCCGCGGTCTCCAACCTGATCACCACCATCCTTGGCGTCTACGTCGGCATCTACATCGCACTGCCGCTGGCCGACAAGTTCTACCGCCTGCTGACGCGCAAGGAAGCCCGCAAGGAAGCCCTGGTTTCCGCGTCCGCCGAGGCGGGCACCGCTGAGGTCTCCGAGGCCGACGCCGCAACCGCCGCCGAAGCTGCCGAGGCCAACCGCCGCTTCCGCGAACAGGTGGCCGAGAGCTCCGCCGAGGTCAAGCTGCCGTTGTGGGTCTCCATGGGTGCATTGTCCTTGGTGGGCATGGCCACCGCGTCCGTCGCCGCGAAGGGCTTCAACTGGTCGATCGTGGGCGGCTACGCGGTGCTGGTAGGCCTGATCCTGGTGAGCATGTTCCTGGCCAAGGTCTCCCGGAAGATCTCCGCGATTGTGTGGGCGACCACCATCGGCGCCCTGGTTTCGAGCCCATGGTCGCCAGTGGGCGAGATGCTGGTCAAGCTGGTGGGTGCCGTGGACTTCCTGTCCATCGCCACCGTGGTGCTGACCTGCGCCGGCCTCTCGCTGGGCAAGGACATCCCCTTGCTGCGGCAGATCGGCTGGAAGATCATCCCGGTAGGACTGGTGGCCATTACGGCCTCGTTCATCCTGTCCGCCATCATCGCCGAGTTCGCGCTCGGTATGTGGAGCTAG